One window of the Triticum dicoccoides isolate Atlit2015 ecotype Zavitan chromosome 3B, WEW_v2.0, whole genome shotgun sequence genome contains the following:
- the LOC119277716 gene encoding fructose-1,6-bisphosphatase, cytosolic-like, giving the protein MDHAADTFRTDLMTITRHVLNEQSRHPESRGDLTILLSHIVLGCKFVASAVNKAGLAKLTGLAGETNVQGEEQKKLDVLSNEVFVNALVSSGRTCVLVSEEDEKATFVDPKLRGKYCVCFDPLDGSSNIDCGVSIGTIFGIYMIKNQDTVTLEEVLQPGKDMIAAGYCMYGSSCTLVLSTGNGVNGFTLDPSLGEFIMTHPDIKIPPKGKIYSVNEGNAKNWDTPTAKYVEKCKYPTDGSSPKSLRYIGSMVADVHRTLLYGGIFLYPADKKSPSGKLRVMYEVFPMSFLMEEAGGQSFTGKGRSLDLIPTDIHERSPIFLGSSDDVEEIKALYAEEAKKEGSA; this is encoded by the exons ATGGATCACGCGGCGGACACGTTCCGGACGGACCTGATGACCATCACGCGGCACGTGCTGAACGAGCAGAGCAGGCACCCAGAGTCGCGCGGCGACCTCACCATCCTCCTCTCCCACATCGTCCTCGGCTGCAAGTTCGTCGCCTCCGCCGTCAACAAGGCCGGCCTCGCCAAGCTCACCGGTCTCGCCGGCGAGACCAACGTCCAG GGGGAGGAGCAGAAGAAGCTGGACGTGCTCTCCAACGAGGTGTTCGTCAATGCCCTCGTCAGCAGCGGCCGCACC TGTGTTCTTGTGTCCGAGGAGGACGAGAAGGCGACGTTCGTGGACCCTAAGCTCCGTGGGAA GTACTGTGTCTGCTTTGACCCcctggatggctcctccaacatcgACTGCGGCGTCTCCATCGGAACG ATCTTTGGGATCTACATGATCAAGAACCAAGACACCGTGACTCTGGAGGAAGTACTGCAGCCTGGGAAGGACATGATTGCTGCTGGATACTGCATGTATGGGAGTTCCTGCACG CTTGTCCTGAGCACTGGAAATGGTGTCAACGGCTTCACGCTTGACCCTTCTCTTGGGGAGTTCATAATGACTCATCCAGACATCAAG ATACCGCCGAAAGGAAAGATCTATTCGGTTAACGAAGGGAATGCCAAGAACTGGGACACCCCTACTGCAAA GTACGTGGAGAAGTGCAAGTATCCCACGGATGGTTCATCACCCAAATCCTTGAGATACATTGGCAG CATGGTTGCCGATGTCCACCGCACCTTGCTATACGGCGGCATATTCCTGTACCCCGCGGACAAGAAGAGCCCGAGCGGAAAGCTCCG TGTGATGTATGAGGTGTTCCCCATGTCATTCCTGATGGAGGAGGCTGGAGGCCAGTCTTTCACAGGCAAAGGACGG TCGCTTGACCTGATCCCCACCGACATCCACGAGAGATCCCCGATATTCCTGGGCAGCAGCGACGACGTGGAGGAGATCAAGGCGCTGTACGCGGAGGAAGCCAAGAAGGAAGGATCTGCATGA